A region of Vicia villosa cultivar HV-30 ecotype Madison, WI unplaced genomic scaffold, Vvil1.0 ctg.005558F_1_1, whole genome shotgun sequence DNA encodes the following proteins:
- the LOC131642657 gene encoding uncharacterized protein LOC131642657 produces the protein MRETMKKMLYDLIRASDEMEYHQRLKQLEDACVDSKDFIDYVIDTWLTPHRHRFVEAWINQVESAHWKLKQMLENSLGDLCKCWEAMNDNIKIQVGNIRASFQKSFYEVEHSHTSPFYANLRGSVSRAALRKIAEEWMRIDMVGTNTQKCGCAHRKVHGLPCACELGRYTLSGDAMPIEVIHIHWRKLSMEGNQYVDADDGSEIDMTNAIDEIWKRWRSLNVVGKRALKTRVCEIAYPTTTKMCPPPEKIKSKEGVKKKVRRHVGYDVYRDPSGYEYVNQAHSSSQKSSKRLCSQLSQTSKNKESDKYIVQFPDYIRPFIDDIVDVRDDGNCGFRAIASLHGYGTDGWSMVRQDLEK, from the exons ATGCGAGAAACTATGAAGAAAATGTTGTATGACCTTATAAGGGCTAGTGATGAGATGGAGTACCATCAAAGATTGAAACAACTTGAGGATGCATGTGTTGACTCCAAAGATTTTATTGATTATGTGATTGACACATGGTTGACACCGCATAGACATCGATTTGTCGAAGCATGGATCAATCAA gtgGAGTCTGCGCATTGGAAACTTAAGCAAATGTTAGAGAATAGCTTAGGTGATTTATGCAAATGTTGGGAGGCTATGAATGACAATATCAAGATACAAGTGGGAAACATTAGAGCTTCATTTCAGAAGAGTTTTTATGAAGTCGAGCATTCACACACTAGTCCTTTTTATGCAAATTTGCGTGGTTCAGTATCAAGAGCTGCATTGAGGAAGATTGCTGAAGAGTGGATGAGGATTGACATGGTAGGTACAAATACTCAAAAGTGCGGATGTGCTCATAGAAAAGTACATGGGTTACCATGTGCTTGTGAGTTAGGGAGATATACATTGAGTGGTGATGCGATGCCAATTGAGGTTATTCATATTCATTGGAGAAAACTAAGTATGGAAGGTAATCAATATGTAGAtgcagatgatggatcagaaataGACATGACCAATGCAATCGATGAAATTTGGAAAAGGTGGAGGTCACTAAATGTTGTTGGAAAAAGAGCATTAAAAACCAGAGTGTGTGAGATTGCTTATCCGACTACAACAAAGATGTGTCCACCGCCTGAAAAAATTAAAAGCAAAGAAGGGGTGAAGAAGAAAGTGAGGAGACATGTGGGATATGATGTTTATCGTGATCCTTCGGGATATGAGTATGTTAATCAAGCACACTCGAGttctcaaaaatcttcaaagagGTTATGTTCTCAATTATCCCAAACATCAAAAAATAAAGAATCTGATAAATACATTGTACAATTTCCAGATTACATCAGACCatttattgatgacattgttgatgTAAGAGATGATGGAAATTGTGGGTTTAGAGCCATTGCATCTTTGCATGGTTATGGCACAGATGGATGGTCAATGGTTCGTCAGGATTTGGAGAAATAA